One segment of Amycolatopsis alba DSM 44262 DNA contains the following:
- a CDS encoding alpha/beta fold hydrolase, whose protein sequence is MPDTPSAKAGIETRRITVGGIQLNVAVTGTGPAVLLLHGFPHTWRLWTEIIGPLAGRHRVIAPDLRGLGASTRAAEGYDAGTLASDAEGILDALAEPTAAVVAIDAGTPVAFLLAMRRPELVRRLVVMESLLGSLPGAEDFLDGGPPWWFGFHAVPGLGETVLAGHEAEYLDWFLAAGTRGRGVSPEIRDAFVGAYTGHESLRCAFSYYRAMPATARQIGEAVAAGRLTVPTMAIGAHPVGRALERQLRPITDDLTAHLVQDCGHLIPLDRPTELLRLLTPFLDGVAESAADTFVHTQVS, encoded by the coding sequence GTGCCCGACACCCCATCCGCCAAGGCCGGCATCGAGACACGGCGGATCACCGTCGGCGGCATCCAGCTCAACGTGGCCGTCACCGGCACCGGGCCCGCGGTCCTGCTGCTGCACGGCTTCCCGCACACCTGGCGGCTCTGGACCGAGATCATCGGCCCGCTGGCCGGGCGGCACCGGGTCATCGCGCCGGATCTGCGCGGACTCGGCGCCAGCACCCGAGCCGCGGAGGGTTACGACGCGGGCACGCTGGCCTCGGACGCCGAAGGCATCCTCGACGCCCTCGCCGAACCCACGGCGGCCGTGGTCGCCATCGACGCCGGAACCCCGGTGGCCTTCCTGCTCGCCATGCGGCGACCGGAGCTGGTGCGGCGGCTCGTGGTGATGGAGTCGCTGCTGGGCTCCTTGCCCGGCGCCGAGGACTTCCTCGACGGCGGCCCGCCGTGGTGGTTCGGGTTCCACGCCGTGCCCGGCCTCGGTGAGACGGTCCTGGCCGGGCACGAGGCTGAGTACCTCGACTGGTTCCTCGCCGCGGGCACCCGCGGACGAGGCGTGTCACCGGAGATCCGGGACGCCTTCGTCGGCGCCTACACCGGACATGAGTCCCTGCGCTGCGCCTTCTCCTACTATCGCGCCATGCCCGCCACGGCCCGCCAGATCGGCGAGGCCGTGGCGGCTGGCAGGCTCACCGTGCCCACGATGGCGATCGGCGCGCATCCGGTCGGCCGCGCACTGGAACGGCAGCTGCGTCCCATCACCGACGACCTGACCGCTCACCTGGTCCAGGACTGCGGCCACCTCATCCCGCTGGACCGCCCAACGGAGCTGCTTCGCCTTCTGACCCCGTTCCTCGACGGCGTTGCGGAATCGGCAGCAGACACCTTCGTGCACACACAAGTCTCGTAG
- a CDS encoding helix-turn-helix domain-containing protein: MTANSKRGDATPLCELLTEQRIAKGWSQCDLVAKLHTLSGNDSVTREEISRWERGKRIPGPYWRQWLGDVLDTSSQELELAAAVARRRRRKDEPVRRWTILD, encoded by the coding sequence GTGACCGCGAACAGCAAACGCGGGGACGCGACCCCGCTATGCGAGCTGCTCACCGAACAGCGAATCGCGAAAGGCTGGTCACAGTGTGACCTGGTCGCGAAGCTGCATACCCTCTCCGGGAACGACAGTGTCACCCGAGAAGAGATTTCCCGCTGGGAGCGAGGAAAACGCATCCCCGGTCCGTACTGGCGACAGTGGCTCGGCGATGTTCTCGATACGTCCAGCCAGGAACTCGAGCTCGCCGCGGCCGTCGCGAGAAGGCGTCGACGGAAAGACGAGCCCGTGCGGCGGTGGACAATTCTCGACTGA
- a CDS encoding response regulator transcription factor: MDRVTTLVVDDQPLIRYALSRLLRDSAGVGAVTEAASEPEALWQCEKSHPDMVITELSIWGEPAGTAICQFVKEHFERAAVLVFAGDASPSAIAMALNAGADSFVHKSASGGQVMSAVRSTLAGQRVCLQAGGTPPTVTEAVRYASVMTRREEEILALILYRWSNDEIAEELHLATQTVKNYVSRILQKLGFGSRRDLFRALRFRPGGTPLPRLETTPHDGELYAADRLAGYRG, translated from the coding sequence ATGGACCGCGTCACCACGCTCGTAGTAGACGATCAGCCCCTCATCAGATACGCGCTCAGCAGGCTGTTGCGGGATTCGGCGGGGGTGGGGGCGGTGACCGAAGCCGCGAGTGAGCCAGAAGCGTTGTGGCAGTGTGAAAAGAGCCATCCCGACATGGTCATCACCGAGCTGTCGATCTGGGGTGAGCCCGCCGGGACCGCGATCTGCCAGTTCGTCAAGGAGCACTTCGAGCGCGCGGCCGTCCTGGTCTTCGCCGGTGACGCCTCGCCATCGGCCATCGCCATGGCGCTGAACGCGGGCGCCGACAGCTTCGTGCACAAGTCGGCCAGCGGAGGCCAGGTGATGTCGGCGGTGCGCTCCACCCTCGCCGGGCAACGGGTGTGCCTGCAGGCAGGAGGAACCCCGCCGACCGTCACCGAGGCCGTGCGGTACGCGAGCGTGATGACCAGGCGGGAGGAGGAGATCCTCGCGCTGATTCTCTACCGGTGGTCGAACGACGAGATCGCCGAAGAACTGCACCTCGCGACGCAGACGGTGAAGAACTACGTCAGCCGGATCCTGCAGAAACTGGGCTTCGGCAGCAGGCGTGACCTGTTCCGGGCGCTGCGTTTCCGGCCGGGCGGCACCCCGCTGCCACGGCTGGAGACGACTCCTCACGACGGCGAGTTGTACGCCGCGGACCGGCTGGCCGGGTACCGGGGCTAG
- a CDS encoding flavin monoamine oxidase family protein codes for MGTLFATMGALGLAPAAQAIPPYRSPRRSDFTLSGRGAAKVVILGGGTAGLASAYELGKAGYDCTVLEARDLVGGRNFTARGGTVQTDVRGDRQTASFSDGVYMNTGPGRIPQWMVTLDYCRELDVPIEVFTNTNANAFLYNEAAGMREPVRYRTAKADVYGYVSELLAKATDRHALDKELTKTDKERLLAFLQDWGEIGAKKADWRYTGTPRRGYSVDPGAGEQAGTPLGPVPSLARTFADGVGQYFSFEFDYDQAMLMFQPVGGMDRIPMALAREIGENRIRLRSVVTRITDGPAGVAVTYLDANGAQRQVTADFCIATLPPHILARIPHNLGADVQNALRAWPVETAAKIGLEYRSRWWETDYRIYGGITETDLDIGPIWYPSQGFHGERGLLLNYLSDDSARKYGDLAHGKRVRRAVAQGVKVHGESHRAELTNSFSVAWHHIPHIEGAWAIPPTGTPAYRLLGKPAGRLYFAGDWLSHMSGWQAGAFESARLVVGKLHERVLSR; via the coding sequence ATGGGCACGTTGTTCGCGACCATGGGAGCGCTGGGACTCGCACCGGCGGCACAGGCGATTCCACCGTACCGTTCCCCCCGCCGTTCGGATTTCACGCTTTCCGGGCGCGGTGCGGCGAAAGTGGTGATCCTCGGCGGCGGAACAGCCGGTTTGGCCAGTGCCTACGAGTTGGGCAAGGCAGGTTATGACTGCACGGTTCTGGAGGCGAGAGATCTGGTGGGCGGGCGGAACTTCACCGCCCGCGGCGGCACGGTGCAGACCGATGTGCGCGGAGACCGGCAGACAGCCTCCTTCAGTGACGGTGTCTACATGAACACCGGCCCCGGCCGGATCCCGCAATGGATGGTCACCCTCGACTACTGTCGTGAACTCGACGTTCCGATCGAAGTGTTCACCAATACCAACGCCAACGCTTTCCTCTACAACGAGGCGGCGGGCATGCGGGAACCGGTGCGGTACCGGACGGCCAAGGCGGACGTGTACGGCTACGTCAGCGAACTGCTCGCCAAAGCCACCGACAGGCACGCGCTGGACAAAGAGCTCACCAAGACGGACAAGGAACGGCTGCTGGCCTTCCTGCAGGACTGGGGCGAGATCGGCGCCAAGAAGGCGGACTGGCGCTACACCGGCACCCCGCGACGCGGCTATTCGGTCGATCCGGGCGCGGGCGAGCAGGCAGGCACACCGCTCGGCCCGGTACCGTCGCTCGCCAGGACGTTCGCCGACGGCGTCGGCCAGTACTTCTCCTTCGAGTTCGACTACGACCAGGCGATGCTGATGTTCCAGCCGGTCGGCGGCATGGACCGGATCCCGATGGCACTGGCCCGCGAGATCGGCGAGAACCGGATCCGCCTGCGCAGCGTGGTCACCCGGATCACCGACGGGCCGGCCGGTGTCGCCGTCACCTATCTCGACGCGAACGGCGCGCAGCGCCAGGTCACCGCCGACTTCTGCATCGCGACCCTCCCACCGCACATTCTGGCCAGGATTCCGCACAATCTCGGGGCGGACGTGCAGAACGCGCTGCGCGCGTGGCCGGTCGAAACGGCCGCGAAGATCGGCTTGGAGTACCGCAGCCGGTGGTGGGAGACGGACTACCGGATCTACGGCGGGATCACCGAGACCGACCTGGACATCGGGCCCATCTGGTATCCGTCGCAGGGTTTCCACGGCGAGCGCGGGCTTCTCCTGAACTACTTGTCCGACGACAGTGCCAGGAAGTACGGCGATCTCGCCCACGGCAAGCGGGTCCGGCGAGCGGTGGCGCAGGGGGTCAAGGTCCACGGCGAGAGTCACCGCGCCGAACTGACGAATTCGTTCTCGGTCGCCTGGCATCACATCCCGCATATCGAAGGTGCCTGGGCGATCCCGCCCACGGGCACCCCGGCGTACCGGCTGCTCGGCAAGCCCGCGGGCCGGCTGTACTTCGCGGGCGACTGGCTCAGCCATATGAGCGGCTGGCAGGCAGGCGCGTTCGAATCCGCCCGGCTGGTGGTCGGCAAACTGCATGAGCGCGTCCTGTCCCGCTGA
- a CDS encoding lamin tail domain-containing protein, with product MRRILGASAVFAMLAMGMAGGVANAAGETEGTEVAPLVSSTVLINEVSTRGVNGQLDEVVELRNVSSQPQDISGYTIRIYSSANIQTDTIVLPAGTVLQPKGTAGQYAVLVGPNFSGAIADQTYVIPFTLSGVDGIQTTGGLSLHNLAATKLDGVAFSNAVLTPREGQAAIPETATTDLLNASNTRNILSTDTDNNRQDFSLQLRSAGQ from the coding sequence ATGCGGCGAATTCTGGGCGCTTCGGCGGTATTCGCGATGCTGGCGATGGGCATGGCCGGCGGTGTCGCGAACGCGGCAGGCGAGACTGAAGGAACCGAGGTCGCGCCTCTCGTTTCGTCTACGGTGCTCATCAACGAGGTTTCGACCCGCGGCGTGAACGGTCAGCTCGACGAGGTCGTCGAGCTGCGCAACGTCTCGAGCCAGCCGCAGGACATCAGTGGCTACACGATCCGCATCTACTCGTCGGCGAACATCCAGACCGACACGATCGTCCTGCCGGCGGGCACCGTCCTGCAGCCGAAGGGCACCGCCGGCCAGTACGCGGTCCTGGTGGGGCCGAACTTCTCCGGCGCCATCGCGGACCAGACGTACGTCATTCCGTTCACGCTGAGCGGCGTCGACGGCATCCAGACCACCGGCGGCCTCTCGCTGCACAACCTGGCCGCCACGAAGCTCGACGGTGTCGCCTTCAGCAACGCCGTGCTCACCCCGCGTGAAGGCCAGGCCGCGATTCCGGAGACCGCCACCACCGATCTGCTCAACGCGTCGAACACTCGCAACATCCTGAGCACCGACACCGACAACAACCGGCAGGACTTCTCGCTGCAGCTGCGCAGCGCGGGTCAGTGA
- a CDS encoding lamin tail domain-containing protein, with translation MTKSGSLLLILALAGTPAPDTVRPSSVKIHEVLGGPAGYIDLHNTSATTIDIGGWSVQACTGGVMPAELATIPAGSEIPAGDHFFITGQGFGGTVQQLVVEAIVGDGEMLLDRRGVRADSIGWAPTSPCRENQSAVACPGFAQARDAASRDTDNNRADFACVRPID, from the coding sequence ATGACGAAGTCAGGTTCCCTGCTGCTGATCCTCGCGCTCGCCGGAACCCCCGCTCCGGATACCGTCCGGCCTTCGTCGGTCAAGATCCATGAGGTGCTCGGTGGCCCGGCAGGCTACATCGACCTGCACAACACCAGCGCCACCACGATCGACATCGGTGGCTGGTCCGTTCAGGCGTGCACGGGCGGAGTCATGCCCGCGGAGCTGGCCACCATCCCGGCCGGGAGCGAGATCCCCGCCGGTGATCACTTCTTCATCACCGGACAGGGTTTCGGCGGGACCGTGCAGCAGCTGGTCGTCGAGGCGATCGTCGGGGACGGTGAGATGCTGCTGGACCGGCGTGGGGTCAGGGCCGACAGCATCGGCTGGGCGCCGACGTCGCCCTGCCGCGAGAACCAGTCCGCCGTCGCCTGCCCCGGTTTCGCTCAGGCGAGGGACGCCGCCAGCCGCGACACCGACAACAACAGGGCTGACTTCGCCTGCGTGCGACCGATCGACTGA
- a CDS encoding DUF418 domain-containing protein has product MIHQTSAVTAARRSRGGRISSLDLLRGVAILGTFGTNVFLFAHPGGPAGFFQDFVGTATGFAEHVEIGLRVLSNGKFLALLTILFGVGLELQYQSARRRGVSWPGRYPLRAGILFLEGVAHYLLIFEGDVLMAYGLTSLLVAYLVGRSERVTRTVVMVVGGAYATLILAVTAMMVSRPDVSDEPIPVGPAATASWPAQFSVRLNEFLMLRAEIILIVPSAVVLFLLGSRLRRAGVFDDTARGGRLRARLLVLGFAVGLPLNVLTGFSGPDWLLVDRYLLPPLVALGLLALVTHLTLRMRDRPGAVRSGLIAVGRTALSCYVLQNLLAGILCYGWGFGLAERFADARPWWIVGLWGFVGLVNVAFAVAWLRHFDRGPLELLMHRLYAPRRTGTTR; this is encoded by the coding sequence ATGATCCACCAGACCTCGGCCGTCACCGCCGCGCGGAGATCCCGCGGCGGGCGCATCTCTTCTCTTGACCTGCTGCGAGGGGTGGCGATTCTCGGCACGTTCGGGACCAACGTATTTCTGTTCGCGCATCCGGGCGGGCCCGCGGGTTTCTTCCAGGACTTCGTCGGCACCGCGACCGGCTTCGCCGAACACGTCGAAATCGGCCTCCGCGTGCTGAGCAACGGCAAGTTCCTCGCGTTGCTCACGATCCTGTTCGGCGTCGGCCTGGAATTGCAGTATCAGTCCGCGCGGCGGCGCGGTGTTTCCTGGCCGGGCAGGTATCCGCTTCGCGCGGGCATCCTCTTCCTGGAGGGCGTCGCGCACTACCTGCTCATCTTCGAAGGCGACGTGCTCATGGCCTACGGGCTGACCTCACTGCTCGTCGCGTATCTCGTCGGCCGCAGTGAGCGGGTCACGCGCACCGTCGTCATGGTGGTGGGTGGCGCGTATGCCACGCTGATCCTCGCCGTGACCGCGATGATGGTGTCCCGGCCGGACGTTTCCGACGAACCGATCCCGGTCGGTCCCGCCGCGACGGCCAGCTGGCCCGCTCAGTTCTCCGTCCGCCTGAACGAGTTCCTGATGTTGCGAGCGGAGATCATCCTGATCGTGCCGTCCGCTGTCGTCCTGTTCCTGCTCGGTTCCCGCCTGCGCCGGGCCGGCGTCTTCGACGACACGGCACGGGGCGGACGGCTCCGCGCGCGACTGCTCGTACTCGGCTTCGCCGTCGGTCTGCCGCTGAACGTGCTGACCGGTTTCAGCGGGCCGGACTGGCTGCTCGTCGACAGGTATCTGCTGCCTCCGCTCGTCGCACTGGGCCTGCTCGCCCTGGTCACCCATCTCACGCTCCGGATGCGCGACCGGCCGGGTGCCGTCCGAAGCGGGCTGATCGCGGTCGGCCGCACCGCCCTCTCCTGCTACGTGCTTCAGAACCTGCTGGCCGGAATCCTCTGCTACGGCTGGGGTTTCGGCCTCGCCGAACGTTTCGCGGACGCCCGCCCGTGGTGGATCGTCGGCCTCTGGGGATTCGTCGGGCTGGTGAACGTCGCGTTCGCCGTCGCCTGGCTCCGGCACTTCGACCGCGGACCGCTCGAACTGCTCATGCACCGCCTGTACGCGCCGCGGCGGACCGGTACGACGCGCTGA
- a CDS encoding winged helix-turn-helix transcriptional regulator: MTSRPASPAKQGRGDLFDPECPTRRLLDRIGTKWTSMAVKVLAEAAPHEVRFAELRRRIPGVSQKMLSVTLHSLVRDGLVTRRVEPTVPPRVHYRLTDLGLSLDVPLAALRTWAEENMARIDRANAISDSEAG, from the coding sequence GTGACCTCCCGACCGGCGTCCCCGGCGAAACAGGGTCGTGGCGACCTGTTCGACCCCGAGTGCCCCACCCGGCGGCTGCTGGACCGCATCGGCACGAAGTGGACGTCGATGGCGGTCAAGGTCCTCGCGGAGGCGGCCCCGCACGAGGTGCGTTTCGCCGAGTTGCGGCGCCGGATCCCCGGCGTCTCCCAGAAGATGCTGTCGGTGACCCTGCACAGCCTGGTCCGCGACGGCCTCGTCACCCGCCGGGTGGAGCCCACCGTGCCGCCCCGCGTGCACTACCGGCTCACCGATCTGGGGCTGTCCCTCGACGTCCCGCTGGCGGCGCTCCGGACCTGGGCCGAGGAAAACATGGCCAGGATCGACCGAGCCAACGCAATCAGCGATTCCGAGGCGGGCTGA
- a CDS encoding ABC transporter substrate-binding protein, with protein sequence MKRKAVLKAVAGAVTVTTVLTACGANDKPVSTGGEVKPGGTVRLLSDSATAQYDPAKSGSLVVTALGLVHRRLTSWKVTPGQDTTIVPDLATDTGRPSEGGKTWTFTLRDNVKYNDGSPIKAQDIKWGLERTYAAAFSGGLTYHKDLLSPGLAYKGPFEGGKELDSIQTPDDKTIVFHLARPYGDWNWIASTPAFSPVPKGKGEEADYGNHPVASGPYVLEKYERGKEARLVRNPHWDRATDDTRKANPDTIVFQLGQDTSVISKRLIDDSGDDQSAFSVPFASPAQLAQIQANPSAKSRVVTSESGALAYLTLNTQRGKLVDPKVRQAFQYAVDKAAYQVASAGNAQLAGDVATTLITPGLQGREQFDLYPAPPGGDPEKAKKLLAEAGLPNGLDGLVLATRNENSYPEKAAAIQAALARANIKISIKALDEDTYTSEVDTKGISDYDLTLTSWQPDIPSANANIQPLFQSTEIGNGGVNESRYNNPDVDRLITEAQATVDPAEAGKKWAALDKKILGDSPVVPLIYTRNSFLHGSKFGNLVIGRFPAYPDYRQFGLIQ encoded by the coding sequence ATGAAACGCAAGGCTGTGCTGAAGGCGGTCGCCGGGGCGGTCACCGTCACGACGGTGCTGACCGCCTGCGGCGCCAACGACAAACCGGTGTCGACCGGCGGCGAGGTCAAACCCGGCGGCACCGTCCGGCTCCTGAGCGACAGCGCCACCGCGCAGTACGACCCCGCCAAGAGCGGAAGCCTGGTGGTCACCGCGCTCGGCCTGGTGCACCGCAGACTGACCTCGTGGAAGGTCACTCCAGGGCAGGACACCACGATCGTCCCCGACCTCGCGACCGACACCGGCAGGCCGAGCGAGGGCGGGAAGACCTGGACCTTCACGCTGAGGGACAACGTCAAGTACAACGACGGCTCGCCGATCAAGGCGCAGGACATCAAATGGGGACTGGAGCGGACGTACGCGGCCGCGTTCTCCGGCGGCCTGACCTATCACAAGGATCTGCTGTCCCCAGGGCTGGCGTACAAGGGGCCGTTCGAGGGCGGCAAGGAACTCGACTCGATCCAGACCCCCGACGACAAGACCATCGTGTTCCACCTCGCCCGCCCCTACGGCGACTGGAACTGGATCGCGAGCACTCCCGCGTTCTCCCCGGTGCCCAAGGGAAAGGGCGAGGAAGCGGACTACGGCAACCACCCGGTCGCGTCCGGGCCGTACGTGCTGGAGAAGTACGAGCGCGGCAAGGAGGCCAGGCTCGTCCGCAACCCGCACTGGGACCGGGCGACCGACGACACCCGCAAGGCGAACCCGGACACCATCGTCTTCCAGCTCGGGCAGGACACCAGTGTCATCTCGAAGCGGCTGATCGACGACAGCGGCGACGACCAAAGCGCGTTCAGCGTCCCGTTCGCCTCTCCGGCGCAGCTGGCCCAGATCCAGGCGAACCCTTCCGCCAAGTCCCGTGTCGTCACCTCGGAATCGGGAGCGCTCGCGTATCTCACGCTGAACACCCAGCGCGGCAAGCTCGTCGATCCCAAGGTGCGCCAGGCGTTCCAGTACGCGGTGGACAAGGCCGCGTACCAGGTCGCCAGTGCGGGCAACGCCCAGCTCGCCGGGGACGTCGCGACCACCCTGATCACCCCCGGCCTGCAGGGGCGCGAGCAGTTCGACCTGTACCCGGCGCCGCCGGGCGGTGACCCGGAGAAGGCGAAGAAGCTGCTTGCCGAGGCCGGTCTGCCGAACGGTCTCGACGGCCTGGTCCTGGCCACCCGCAACGAGAACAGCTACCCGGAGAAGGCCGCGGCGATCCAGGCCGCGCTGGCGAGGGCCAACATCAAGATCAGCATCAAGGCGCTCGACGAGGACACCTACACGTCCGAAGTGGACACCAAGGGGATCTCGGACTACGACCTGACGCTGACGTCGTGGCAGCCGGACATCCCGTCCGCCAACGCCAACATCCAGCCGCTGTTCCAGTCGACCGAGATCGGCAACGGCGGGGTCAACGAGTCGCGGTACAACAATCCGGACGTCGACCGGCTGATCACCGAGGCGCAGGCGACGGTGGACCCCGCCGAAGCGGGGAAGAAGTGGGCGGCGCTGGACAAGAAGATCCTCGGCGACTCGCCGGTCGTTCCGCTGATCTACACCCGGAACTCGTTCCTGCACGGGTCGAAGTTCGGCAACCTCGTGATCGGCCGCTTCCCGGCGTACCCGGACTACCGCCAGTTCGGGCTGATCCAGTGA
- a CDS encoding ABC transporter permease, which produces MRALRFVLGRFAGMALVLLIVTFLTFVVFYLLPADPARMACGRPCSPESLALAREFMGYDAPWYRQFAEFLGGIFAGRTFGTGVTAIQCGAPCFGYDFQNDVEVLTEIGERIEVSFSVALGAAVLWLVVGVGLGVLSALRRGSAADRITMAVAMAGVSLPAYLAGMIGITIFAFALDVVPKNGYVPIGEDPVQWAWHLVLPWLVLAFLHAAIYARLTRSQMLETLGEDFIRTARAKGLTERKVVGKHALRNVLLPVVTVFGVDLGALLAGTVITERIFGMAGVGRLLVDGIASMNLPVLLGVTLFSAVLVTVVNFLVDLAYGALDPRARLI; this is translated from the coding sequence ATGCGTGCCCTGCGCTTCGTGCTCGGCCGGTTCGCGGGCATGGCCCTTGTCCTGCTGATCGTCACCTTCCTGACGTTCGTGGTGTTCTACCTGCTGCCCGCCGACCCGGCCCGGATGGCGTGCGGCCGTCCCTGTTCCCCGGAAAGCCTCGCGCTGGCAAGGGAGTTCATGGGGTACGACGCACCGTGGTACCGGCAGTTCGCCGAATTCCTCGGCGGCATCTTCGCCGGGCGGACGTTCGGCACCGGCGTCACCGCGATCCAGTGCGGCGCCCCGTGTTTCGGCTACGACTTCCAGAACGACGTCGAGGTGCTGACGGAGATCGGCGAACGGATCGAGGTGAGTTTCTCGGTCGCGCTCGGTGCCGCGGTCCTCTGGCTCGTCGTCGGTGTCGGCCTCGGCGTGCTGTCGGCGTTGCGCCGGGGGAGCGCGGCCGATCGGATCACCATGGCGGTCGCGATGGCCGGGGTCTCCCTGCCCGCCTACCTCGCCGGGATGATCGGCATCACGATCTTCGCGTTCGCGCTGGACGTCGTGCCCAAGAACGGTTACGTGCCGATCGGCGAAGACCCGGTCCAATGGGCGTGGCATCTCGTCCTGCCCTGGCTCGTGCTGGCCTTCCTGCACGCGGCGATCTACGCGCGGCTGACGCGAAGCCAGATGCTGGAGACACTCGGCGAGGACTTCATCCGCACCGCGCGGGCCAAGGGGCTCACCGAGCGGAAGGTCGTCGGCAAGCACGCGCTGCGCAACGTCCTCCTGCCGGTGGTGACCGTGTTCGGCGTCGACCTCGGCGCCCTGCTCGCCGGGACCGTGATCACCGAACGGATCTTCGGGATGGCCGGGGTCGGCAGGCTGCTCGTCGACGGCATCGCGTCGATGAACCTGCCCGTGCTGCTCGGCGTCACGTTGTTCTCGGCGGTGCTGGTGACGGTCGTGAACTTCCTGGTCGACCTGGCTTATGGCGCGCTCGATCCGCGAGCCCGCCTGATCTGA
- a CDS encoding ABC transporter permease, with protein MPDPLLLPEGVPPTAARSLPSAVWHAVRSSGWTLTCAIVAVLILVMAAAADLLVLIEGQSLTPDIANLGPTGLPAGSLGGVSGAHWFGVEPLTGIDLFALVAHGARTSLLVGLGATALATVLGVVIGAGAGYLGGWWDRVVTWTADVILGFPYLIFMIALGAMAPPDFPRQPLLIVVLGVFGWPRVARIVRAQTLSLSGRDFVSAAKAIGGGPWHVFRRELLPNLWAPVIVVASLSIPSMIGSEAALSFLGVGVLPPTPSWGRTISTAIDFFETDPLYLVFPGLMLFLVTLAFNVVGDAVRDTLDPRSGGRD; from the coding sequence GTGCCCGATCCCTTGCTGCTGCCCGAAGGTGTACCACCGACGGCGGCGCGTTCGCTGCCGTCCGCCGTATGGCACGCGGTCCGGTCCAGTGGATGGACACTCACCTGCGCGATCGTCGCGGTGCTGATCCTGGTCATGGCGGCCGCCGCGGATCTGCTCGTGCTGATCGAGGGACAGAGCCTCACCCCGGACATCGCCAACCTCGGGCCGACCGGGCTGCCCGCCGGATCCCTCGGCGGCGTCAGCGGGGCACACTGGTTCGGGGTGGAACCGCTGACCGGTATCGACCTGTTCGCACTGGTCGCCCACGGCGCCAGGACGTCGTTGCTGGTCGGACTCGGTGCGACGGCGCTGGCCACCGTGCTCGGCGTGGTGATCGGCGCCGGCGCGGGCTATCTCGGCGGCTGGTGGGACCGGGTGGTCACCTGGACCGCCGACGTGATCCTGGGCTTCCCGTACCTGATCTTCATGATCGCGCTCGGCGCGATGGCGCCACCCGATTTCCCCCGCCAGCCCTTGCTGATCGTCGTACTGGGCGTCTTCGGCTGGCCACGGGTCGCGCGGATCGTCCGCGCGCAGACGCTTTCACTGAGCGGCCGCGACTTCGTGTCGGCGGCCAAGGCGATAGGCGGGGGGCCATGGCACGTCTTCCGGCGTGAACTGCTGCCGAATCTGTGGGCGCCGGTCATCGTCGTGGCGAGCCTGTCGATCCCGTCGATGATCGGCAGTGAGGCGGCGCTTTCCTTCCTGGGCGTCGGTGTCCTGCCGCCGACCCCGAGCTGGGGCCGGACGATCAGCACCGCGATCGACTTCTTCGAGACCGACCCGCTGTACCTGGTGTTCCCTGGGCTGATGCTGTTCCTGGTCACCTTGGCGTTCAACGTCGTCGGCGACGCCGTGCGCGACACGCTCGACCCGCGGTCGGGAGGCCGGGACTGA